A window from Hemicordylus capensis ecotype Gifberg chromosome 2, rHemCap1.1.pri, whole genome shotgun sequence encodes these proteins:
- the TMEM161B gene encoding transmembrane protein 161B isoform X3, protein MKPSQEMNISIVWSLLVLAFAIKILFSLTTHYFKVDDGGERSVCVTFGFFFFVKAMAILIVTENYLEFGLETGFSNFSESAVQFFEKQGLESQGPVSKLTFKFFLAVLCSFIGAFLTFPGLRLAQMHLDALNLATEKITQTLLHINFLAPLLMVLLWVKPITKDYIMNPPLGKENVPLMSEATFDTIRLWIIILLCVLRLAMMRSHLQAYLNLAQKCVNQMKKEVGRISTVELQKMVARVFYYLCIIALQYVAPLVMLLHMTLLLKTLGNYSWGIYPESTSDSPVESNPLSNSVNSESSSNDGKMKVTVIQLTMALASLKNILTPLLFRGLLSFLTWWIAACLFSTSLFGLFYHQYLTVA, encoded by the exons CAAAATATTGTTCTCACTGACTACGCACTACTTCAAAGTAGATGATGGAGGTGAAAGATCAGTCTGTGTTACCTTTGGCTTCTTTTTCTTTGTCAAAGCCATGGCAATTTTGATAGTAACAGAAAACTACCTAGAATTTGGACTTGAAACAG GCTTCTCAAATTTTTCAGAAAGCGCTGTGCAGTTTTTTGAAAAACAAGGCTTGGAGTCCCA gggTCCTGTTTCTAAACTAACGTTCAAATTCTTCTTGGCTGTCCTTTGTTCGTTTATTGGTGCTTTTTTGACATTCCCTGGATTGCGACTAGCTCAGATGCATCTGGATGCTTTGAATTTAGcaacagaaaaaatcaccca AACGCTACTACATATAAACTTCCTGGCACCCCTGCTTATGGTCTTATTGTGGGTCAAACCCATTACCAAGGACTATATAATGAATCCTCCATTGGGAAAAGAGAATGTGCCTCT GATGTCAGAAGCCACATTTGATACTATAAGGCTGTGGATTATAATTCTCTTGTGTGTGTTAAGATTAGCCATGATGCGTAGTCATCTCCAAGCCTATCTTAATTTAGCACAGAAATGTGTGAATCAAATGAAAAAAGAGGTTGGCAGAATAAGTACTGTTGAACTGCAGAAAATG GTGGCCAGAGTGTTTTATTACCTTTGTATAATTGCGCTTCAGTATGTGGCACCTCTGGTTATGCTGCTTCACATGACTCTGCTGTTGAAAACTTTAG GTAACTATTCTTGGGGCATCTATCCAGAATCTACTTCGGATTCACCAGTGGAGAGCAATCCACTGAGCAATTCAGTAAACTCTGAATCTTCATCTAATGATGGAAAGATGAAGGTAACTGTAATACAACTGACAATGGCACTGGCTAGCCTGAAGAACATTCTCACTCCACTTTTATTCAGAGGACTCTTGTCCTTTCTCACCTGGTGGATTGCTGCTTGTCTCTTTTCCACAAGCCTTTTTGGACTCTTCTATCATCAATACCTGACAGTGGCATGA